From Actinoplanes oblitus, a single genomic window includes:
- a CDS encoding ABC transporter permease, with translation MTKQRVPPALLVPAVGGLIFLILPLAGLLWRTPWSTLRQRLTEPEVAQALKLSLLTASLATLLCLLLGVPLAWLLARVTFPGRRLVRALITVPLVLPPVVGGIALLLALGRRGLLGGWLAETFGISLPFTTAGVVVAEAFVALPFLVISVEGALRGADTRYEEAAATLGASRWVTFTHVTLPLVAPGIAAGGVLCWARALGEFGATITFAGNYPGITQTMPLAVYQSMESGDLDGAVVLSLILLAVSVTILAALRDRWLAAP, from the coding sequence GTGACGAAACAGCGGGTACCGCCGGCGCTGCTGGTGCCGGCGGTCGGCGGGCTGATCTTCCTGATCCTGCCGCTGGCCGGGCTCCTGTGGCGTACCCCCTGGTCCACCCTGCGCCAGCGGCTCACCGAGCCGGAGGTGGCTCAGGCGCTGAAGTTGTCGCTGCTCACCGCCAGCCTCGCCACCCTGCTCTGCCTGCTGCTCGGCGTCCCGCTGGCCTGGCTGCTGGCCCGGGTGACGTTCCCCGGCCGCCGCCTGGTCCGGGCGCTGATCACCGTGCCGCTGGTGCTGCCCCCGGTGGTCGGCGGCATCGCCCTGCTGCTCGCCCTCGGCCGGCGTGGCCTGCTGGGCGGCTGGCTGGCCGAGACGTTCGGGATCAGCCTGCCGTTCACCACGGCCGGTGTGGTGGTCGCCGAGGCGTTCGTGGCGTTGCCGTTCCTGGTCATCTCGGTCGAGGGCGCGCTGCGCGGCGCCGACACCCGGTACGAGGAGGCCGCCGCCACCCTCGGCGCGAGCCGCTGGGTCACCTTCACCCACGTGACACTGCCGCTGGTGGCGCCCGGGATCGCGGCCGGCGGGGTGCTCTGCTGGGCCCGCGCGCTCGGCGAGTTCGGCGCCACCATCACCTTCGCCGGGAACTATCCGGGGATCACCCAGACCATGCCGCTCGCCGTCTACCAGAGCATGGAGAGCGGCGACCTGGACGGCGCGGTGGTGCTCAGCCTGATCCTGCTGGCCGTCTCGGTCACCATCCTGGCCGCGCTGCGCGATCGCTGGCTGGCCGCGCCATGA
- a CDS encoding NB-ARC domain-containing protein: MSMIEILASEAVRVMAPGVAGAASGGARRLLALLTNRGDRLPADPSARVAFILRRAREDETFAAELAQELVAVDSVDAVAVMAPALFADRDEIRARLAAPGVRLIGGAHGTGKTSLALQVVYDLRESINACAVVDLDAYRDGAVLRVTEVQQAVLRQLGVPHVDDTAPVVADQYRRALRHRRFALVLDNVAGAAEAEALVHPWEHATVLVTTRVLTQDLRVWYPGRPEVLGGVDPDGAELILATRCGPEMLAAEPDAVRELIRRCDGIPSILGQAGAWLARRQGKPGAVAELVGRLRGEGEVGTLFDDSVRLSVAELDAATAAGLATLAGHPGTDISDAGVAALLGRPADDLVDRLLDAALLVRGPHGRLSLLWSVRRYPHAAGDDAAFARYLRWFRDLAGAADLAMDPAGVTDREREGRLRRYPAPPESAWPFPHLRPVDWLQGEAHLIPDLLREAYHRGHHVEVLQLCGAMEALLTLRGHHWLCLDAIGWGLASAEALGATAALARLRALRGRIHLLLGHLDRAGTELAAAAALLAGLDDPQLESSMLEFQARLAEETARSGHPGDLSIAESRLRRAVTIDQRTGHQRALGLHLRMLANVLIEAGRPGEALALLAGAGAPAGDLRNAARLHMVRAKAYLALADGPSADAELHRARRLVTDSGATQYELELADLRARAARLSGDVETARSCWSWIAYQYFRAEHPRLAEYTALLNSLPPAA; the protein is encoded by the coding sequence ATGTCCATGATCGAGATCCTCGCGTCGGAGGCGGTGCGGGTCATGGCGCCCGGCGTGGCGGGGGCGGCCAGCGGCGGGGCCCGGCGGCTGCTCGCCCTGCTCACCAACCGGGGTGACCGGTTACCGGCCGACCCGTCGGCGCGGGTGGCGTTCATCCTGCGCCGGGCCCGGGAGGACGAGACGTTCGCGGCCGAGCTGGCGCAGGAGCTGGTGGCGGTGGACAGCGTCGACGCGGTCGCGGTGATGGCGCCGGCGCTGTTCGCCGACCGGGACGAGATCCGGGCCCGGCTGGCGGCGCCCGGTGTCCGGCTGATCGGCGGCGCGCACGGGACCGGGAAGACCTCGCTGGCCCTGCAGGTGGTCTACGACCTGCGGGAGAGCATCAACGCCTGCGCGGTGGTGGATCTGGACGCGTACCGCGATGGCGCGGTGCTGCGGGTGACCGAGGTGCAGCAGGCGGTGCTGCGGCAGCTCGGCGTCCCGCACGTGGACGACACCGCCCCGGTCGTCGCGGACCAGTACCGGCGCGCGCTGCGGCACCGGCGGTTCGCGCTGGTGCTCGACAACGTGGCGGGCGCCGCCGAGGCCGAGGCGCTGGTGCATCCCTGGGAGCACGCGACGGTGCTGGTCACCACCCGAGTGCTGACCCAGGACCTGCGGGTCTGGTACCCGGGCCGCCCGGAGGTGCTCGGCGGGGTCGACCCGGACGGCGCCGAGCTGATCCTGGCCACCCGGTGCGGGCCGGAGATGCTGGCCGCCGAGCCGGACGCGGTCCGCGAGCTGATCCGGCGGTGCGACGGGATCCCGTCGATCCTCGGGCAGGCCGGCGCCTGGCTGGCCCGCCGGCAGGGCAAGCCGGGCGCGGTCGCCGAGCTGGTCGGCCGGCTGCGCGGCGAGGGCGAGGTGGGCACGCTCTTCGACGACTCGGTCCGGCTCAGCGTGGCCGAGCTCGACGCCGCGACCGCCGCCGGCCTGGCGACGCTGGCCGGGCACCCGGGGACGGACATCAGCGACGCCGGGGTCGCGGCGCTGCTCGGCCGGCCCGCCGACGATCTGGTGGACCGGCTGCTCGACGCCGCGCTGCTGGTCCGCGGCCCGCACGGCCGGCTGAGTCTGCTGTGGTCGGTCCGCCGGTACCCGCACGCCGCCGGGGACGATGCCGCCTTCGCGCGGTACCTGCGCTGGTTCCGGGACCTGGCCGGGGCCGCCGACCTGGCGATGGATCCGGCCGGGGTGACCGATCGCGAGCGGGAGGGCCGGCTGCGTCGCTATCCCGCGCCGCCGGAGTCCGCCTGGCCGTTCCCGCACCTGCGGCCGGTCGACTGGCTGCAGGGCGAGGCGCACCTGATCCCCGACCTGTTGCGCGAGGCGTACCACCGCGGTCACCACGTCGAGGTGCTGCAGCTGTGCGGAGCGATGGAGGCGCTGCTCACCCTGCGCGGCCACCACTGGCTCTGCCTCGACGCCATCGGCTGGGGCCTGGCGAGCGCCGAGGCGCTCGGCGCGACGGCGGCCCTCGCCCGGCTGCGAGCCCTGCGGGGCCGGATCCACCTGCTGCTCGGCCATCTGGACCGGGCCGGTACCGAGCTGGCGGCGGCCGCAGCGTTGCTGGCCGGACTCGACGATCCGCAGCTGGAGTCGTCGATGCTGGAGTTCCAGGCCCGGCTGGCCGAGGAGACCGCCCGCTCCGGCCACCCCGGCGACCTCTCGATCGCGGAGTCCCGATTGCGCCGGGCGGTGACCATCGATCAGCGGACCGGCCACCAGCGAGCCCTGGGCCTGCACCTGCGGATGCTGGCCAACGTGCTGATCGAGGCCGGTCGGCCCGGGGAGGCGCTCGCCCTGCTGGCGGGCGCCGGGGCGCCGGCCGGTGACCTGCGCAACGCCGCTCGGCTGCACATGGTCCGGGCGAAGGCGTACCTGGCCCTGGCCGACGGTCCGTCGGCGGACGCCGAACTGCACCGGGCCCGGAGGCTGGTGACCGACAGCGGCGCGACCCAGTACGAGCTGGAACTCG
- the modA gene encoding molybdate ABC transporter substrate-binding protein encodes MRCTVAAAGLAAVLAFGVAGCGDGASDAPATGSSPGAATGTVKVFAAASLTESFTTLGKQFESAHPGTTVTFNFAGSSALATQINQGAPADVFASAAPTNMAAVTSAVSPTTFVKNQLVIATAKGNPKKIIGLAGLAEPGLKVALCAPQVPCGAAAGTAVEAAGVKLTPVTLEQDVKAALAKVKLGEVDAALVYRTDATASSADVDAVEFLESAKAINEYPIAVLTGAANPTGAQQFVDYVLSPAGIKVLTAAGFQAP; translated from the coding sequence GTGAGATGCACAGTCGCGGCGGCGGGTCTCGCCGCCGTCCTGGCGTTCGGGGTGGCCGGCTGCGGTGACGGCGCTTCGGACGCGCCGGCGACCGGATCGAGCCCGGGCGCCGCCACCGGCACCGTCAAGGTCTTCGCCGCCGCCTCGCTCACCGAGTCGTTCACCACGCTCGGCAAGCAGTTCGAGTCGGCCCATCCGGGCACCACGGTGACGTTCAACTTCGCCGGCAGCTCGGCTCTGGCCACCCAGATCAACCAGGGAGCCCCGGCCGACGTGTTCGCCTCCGCCGCGCCGACGAACATGGCAGCGGTCACCAGCGCCGTCTCGCCGACCACCTTCGTGAAGAATCAGCTCGTGATCGCGACAGCGAAGGGCAACCCCAAGAAGATCATCGGTCTGGCCGGCCTGGCCGAGCCGGGTCTCAAGGTCGCGCTCTGCGCCCCGCAGGTGCCGTGCGGCGCGGCCGCCGGGACCGCCGTCGAGGCCGCCGGGGTCAAGCTCACCCCGGTCACTCTGGAGCAGGACGTCAAGGCCGCGCTCGCCAAGGTCAAGCTCGGCGAGGTGGACGCCGCCCTGGTCTACCGCACCGACGCGACGGCATCGTCGGCGGATGTGGACGCGGTCGAGTTCCTCGAGTCGGCCAAGGCGATCAACGAGTACCCGATCGCGGTGCTCACCGGCGCCGCCAATCCGACCGGCGCCCAGCAGTTCGTCGACTACGTGCTCTCCCCCGCGGGGATCAAGGTGCTGACCGCTGCGGGGTTCCAGGCACCGTGA
- a CDS encoding TOBE domain-containing protein, with the protein MTVFQIGEAAELLGVSPDTVRRWVDAGRLAASRDEHGHRVIDGVDLAAFVSAQAAEPDERADSSSARNRLRGIVTAVVKDTVMAQVDIQAGPFRVVSLMSREAVDELDLRVGSVAVAVIKSTTVVVERATWGRTS; encoded by the coding sequence ATGACGGTGTTCCAGATCGGCGAGGCGGCCGAGTTGCTCGGGGTCAGCCCGGACACGGTGCGCCGCTGGGTCGATGCCGGGCGGCTCGCCGCGTCCCGTGACGAGCACGGGCACCGGGTGATCGACGGGGTGGACCTGGCCGCTTTCGTCAGCGCCCAGGCCGCCGAGCCGGACGAGCGCGCCGACTCCTCGTCGGCCCGCAACCGGCTGCGCGGCATCGTGACCGCCGTGGTCAAGGACACCGTGATGGCTCAGGTGGACATCCAGGCCGGACCGTTCCGGGTGGTGTCGCTGATGAGCCGGGAGGCCGTCGACGAGCTCGATCTGCGGGTCGGCTCGGTGGCGGTGGCAGTGATCAAATCGACCACCGTCGTGGTCGAGCGGGCCACCTGGGGGAGGACTTCGTGA
- a CDS encoding ABC transporter ATP-binding protein produces MTLDARLVVRRGDFQLDIAVSIGPGETVALLGPNGAGKTTALRALAGLTPLSGGHVRLDGRDLSATPPEHRRVGVVFQDYLLFPHLSARDNVAFGPRRQGVDRRAAHAIADRWLDRVGLAEFARRKPRDLSGGQAQRVALARALAVDPALLLLDEPLAALDARTRLETRAELHRHLAAHPGATLLVTHDPLDALVLADRLVIIEGGRVVQEGDAATITARPRTDYVAQLVGLNLFRGHGDGHAVRVGDDFVLTATDVVHGDAFVAFPPTAVALHPRQPDGSPRNTWPAVLTDIQRHGDNLRVRLDGPIAVAADITPAAAAHLDLRPGRELWAAVKASETRAYPAS; encoded by the coding sequence ATGACCCTGGACGCGCGCCTGGTGGTGCGGCGCGGCGACTTCCAGCTGGACATCGCGGTGTCGATCGGGCCGGGCGAGACGGTCGCCCTGCTCGGGCCGAACGGGGCCGGCAAGACCACGGCGCTGCGGGCCCTCGCCGGGCTGACCCCGCTCTCCGGCGGGCACGTCAGGCTGGACGGGCGGGACCTGTCGGCGACCCCGCCGGAGCACCGCCGGGTCGGCGTGGTCTTCCAGGACTACCTGCTCTTCCCGCATCTGAGCGCGCGGGACAACGTGGCGTTCGGGCCGCGCCGGCAGGGCGTCGACCGGCGGGCGGCGCACGCGATCGCGGACCGCTGGCTGGACCGGGTCGGGCTGGCCGAGTTCGCCAGACGCAAGCCACGCGATCTCTCCGGCGGGCAGGCGCAGCGGGTGGCGCTGGCCCGGGCGCTCGCCGTCGACCCGGCGCTGCTGCTGCTCGACGAGCCGCTGGCGGCGCTGGACGCGCGGACCCGGCTGGAGACCCGGGCCGAGCTGCACCGGCATCTGGCCGCGCACCCGGGAGCGACGCTGCTGGTCACCCACGATCCGCTCGACGCCCTGGTGCTGGCCGACCGGCTGGTGATCATCGAGGGTGGGCGGGTGGTGCAGGAGGGCGACGCGGCCACCATCACCGCCCGGCCGCGGACCGACTATGTGGCGCAGCTGGTCGGGCTCAACCTCTTCCGGGGGCACGGCGACGGCCACGCCGTACGGGTGGGCGACGACTTCGTGCTGACCGCGACCGACGTCGTGCACGGTGACGCGTTCGTCGCCTTCCCCCCGACGGCCGTCGCGTTGCACCCGCGGCAGCCGGACGGCAGCCCGCGCAACACCTGGCCCGCGGTCCTCACCGACATCCAGCGGCACGGCGACAACCTGCGCGTCCGCCTGGACGGCCCGATCGCGGTCGCGGCCGACATCACCCCGGCCGCGGCGGCCCACCTCGACCTGCGTCCCGGGCGTGAGCTGTGGGCGGCGGTCAAAGCGAGCGAGACGAGGGCCTACCCGGCGTCCTGA